Proteins encoded in a region of the Zea mays cultivar B73 chromosome 4, Zm-B73-REFERENCE-NAM-5.0, whole genome shotgun sequence genome:
- the LOC103653491 gene encoding protein disulfide isomerase-like 2-1, producing MHIVSGTNVKIAAIPSSVVVLTSETFDSIVLDETKDVLVEFYAPWCGHYKHLAPIYEKLASVFKQDDGIVIANLDADKHTDLAEKYGVSGFPTLKFYPKGNKAGEDYDGGRDLDDFVKFINEKCGTSWDTKGHLTSEAGLVPSLNPLVKEFLNAADDKRKEVLSKIEEDVAKLSGSAAKYFLPPSPTLCLQATRLI from the exons ATGCACATTGTTTCAGGTACCAATGTCAAGATAGCTGCCATTCCTTCAAGCGTCGTGGTTCTGACTTCAGAGACCTTTGACTCAATTGTCCTTGATGAAACCAAAGATGTCCTTGTTGAGTTTTATGCCCCATG GTGTGGTCACTACAAGCATCTTGCTCCG ATTTATGAGAAGCTGGCTTCAGTTTTCAAGCAGGACGACGGTATTGTGATTGCCAATCTTGATGCTGACAAGCACACTGACTTGGCTGAAAA ATATGGTGTTTCTGGTTTCCCTACATTGAAGTTCTATCCTAAGGGAAACAAAGCCGGTGAAGATTATGATGGTGGCCGGGACTTGGATGActttgtcaagttcattaatgagaAGTGTGGCACCAGCTGGGATACAAAGGGCCACCTGACTTCAGAG GCTGGGCTTGTGCCAAGCTTGAATCCTCTTGTGAAGGAGTTTCTCAATGCTGCTGATGACAAGCGGAAGGAAGTCCTCTCTAAAATAGAAGAGGATGTTGCTAAGCTCAGCGGTTCTGCAGCCAAGTACTTTCTTCCACCTTCCCCTACACTATGTTTGCAAGCTACTCGATTGATTTAA
- the LOC103655387 gene encoding BTB/POZ and TAZ domain-containing protein 3-like, whose product MKEHALHLLVLSHVFSVPSLKTVCVDQLERGFLAPDNVVDMLQLARLCDAPRLALACVRMVIGDFKTISLTDGWKVMRRANPSMEQELLESLVEADTRRQERAKKMEEKKVYQQLYEAMEALVHICRESNIYENNQTYIGLTEIPLFLRNGNWY is encoded by the exons ATGAAGGAGCACGCTCTGCATTTGCTTGTACTCTCCCACGTCTTCTCGGTGCCGTCTCTGAAGACGGTCTGCGTCGACCAACTCGAGAGGGGCTTCCTCGCTCCTGACAACGTGGTAGACATGCTGCAGCTTGCCAGGCTGTGTGACGCGCCCCGCCTTGCGCTCGCCTGTGTCCGGATGGTCATCGGGGATTTCAAGACCATCTCTCTGACGGATGGGTGGAAAGTGATGAGACGGGCCAATCCAAGTATGGAACAGGAGCTGCTCGAGTCTCTTGTCGAAGCTGATACG AGAAGGCAGGAAAGAGCTAAAAAGATGGAAGAAAAGAAAGTGTATCAGCAACTGTACGAAGCAATGGAGGCGCTGGTCCACATCTGCCGGGAATCAAACATATATGAAAACAATCAAACATATATTGGACTGACTGAAATCCCATTGTTCCTAAGGAACGGAAATTGGTATTGA